In Streptomyces durocortorensis, a genomic segment contains:
- a CDS encoding type II toxin-antitoxin system death-on-curing family toxin: MKYLTVQEVLDLAELACGGQQVAVRDLGLLSSAVHRPQSQMFGVEAYTDLFQKTAGLLQSLAVNHPLVDGNKRMAWMSTVVFLDINGADMVEVDQDEAYKLVIEVAMGSLEDVDQIAGRLRALHDAM; encoded by the coding sequence GTGAAATACCTGACGGTTCAGGAAGTCCTGGACCTGGCGGAGCTCGCCTGCGGGGGGCAGCAGGTCGCGGTGCGCGACCTGGGGTTGCTCAGCTCGGCGGTTCATCGGCCGCAGTCGCAGATGTTCGGTGTCGAGGCGTACACGGACCTGTTCCAGAAGACCGCCGGGCTGTTGCAGTCCCTGGCTGTGAACCACCCGCTTGTTGACGGCAACAAGCGTATGGCGTGGATGTCCACGGTCGTGTTCCTCGACATCAACGGGGCCGACATGGTGGAGGTCGACCAGGACGAGGCGTACAAACTCGTCATCGAAGTGGCCATGGGCAGCCTTGAGGACGTGGACCAGATCGCAGGGCGGCTGAGAGCGCTGCACGACGCGATGTGA
- a CDS encoding ribbon-helix-helix protein, CopG family has translation MNLRLRDDQTEALKQRAEQEGRSMHAIVLQAIDRYLEVEADRESVRRLGAKYAVRHADLLRRLGE, from the coding sequence ATGAACCTGCGTCTCCGTGACGACCAGACCGAAGCCCTCAAGCAGCGTGCTGAGCAGGAGGGGCGGAGCATGCACGCCATAGTGCTTCAGGCCATCGACCGCTATCTGGAGGTCGAGGCCGACCGGGAGTCGGTTCGCCGGCTCGGTGCGAAGTACGCGGTGCGCCACGCTGATCTGCTGCGGAGGCTGGGGGAGTAG
- a CDS encoding MFS transporter, whose amino-acid sequence MTALEPHDGTDAARPAPSDDLPSGPPPRLPVGADGEGVLGRTYRALSIGIVSVVFLIAFEATAVGTAMPVAARELNGIPLYAFAFSAYFTTSLFAMVLSGQWADRRGPLQPLATGITAFGAGLLLSGAAGSMWVFIAGRAVQGLGGGLVIVALYVVIGRAYPERIRPAILAAFAASWVIPSVVGPLASGTVTEHLGWRWVFAGIPVLVVIPLALALPAIRRMASGPADPAAAAAPYDRRRIRLALGISAGAGLLQYAGQELNWLALLPAALGVALLVPAVRGLLPTGTVRAGRGLPSVVLLRGVAAGSFIAAESFVPLMLVTQRGLSPTLAGLSLAVGGATWALGSYVQSRPRMEPHRERLMVGGMVLVAASIAAAPSVLIDAVPVWIVAVAWAFGCFGMGMVIASTSVLLLKLSAPEDAGSNSAALQISDGLSNVLLLATGGAAFAALGGGAMGAAAHGAAVGAGASGSHPAAFAAVFLPMAGVAVVGAWVATRVRER is encoded by the coding sequence ATGACCGCCCTCGAACCACATGACGGCACCGACGCCGCACGCCCCGCGCCCAGCGATGACCTGCCCTCCGGCCCGCCGCCCCGCCTCCCCGTCGGCGCGGACGGCGAAGGGGTTCTGGGGCGCACCTACCGGGCGCTCAGCATCGGCATCGTCTCCGTGGTGTTCCTCATCGCGTTCGAGGCGACGGCGGTCGGTACGGCCATGCCGGTCGCCGCACGGGAGCTGAACGGCATCCCGCTCTACGCGTTCGCCTTCTCCGCGTACTTCACCACCAGCCTCTTCGCCATGGTCCTCTCCGGGCAGTGGGCCGACCGGCGCGGGCCGCTCCAGCCGCTGGCCACCGGGATCACCGCGTTCGGCGCCGGGCTGCTGCTCTCCGGGGCGGCGGGCAGCATGTGGGTCTTCATCGCGGGGCGGGCGGTCCAGGGGCTCGGCGGCGGGCTGGTGATCGTCGCGCTGTACGTGGTCATCGGGCGGGCCTACCCCGAGCGCATCCGGCCCGCCATCCTCGCCGCCTTCGCCGCGAGCTGGGTGATCCCCTCCGTCGTCGGGCCGCTCGCCTCCGGAACGGTGACCGAGCACCTCGGCTGGCGCTGGGTCTTCGCCGGCATCCCCGTGCTCGTGGTGATCCCACTGGCCCTGGCGCTCCCGGCGATCCGGCGGATGGCCTCCGGGCCCGCGGACCCGGCCGCCGCGGCCGCACCGTACGACCGCCGCCGCATCCGGCTCGCGCTCGGGATCTCGGCGGGGGCGGGGCTGCTCCAGTACGCCGGGCAGGAGCTGAACTGGCTCGCCCTGCTGCCCGCCGCGCTCGGCGTCGCCCTGCTGGTGCCCGCCGTACGGGGGCTGCTGCCCACCGGCACCGTACGGGCCGGGCGCGGGCTGCCCTCGGTGGTGCTGCTGCGCGGGGTCGCCGCCGGGTCGTTCATCGCCGCCGAGTCCTTCGTACCGCTGATGCTGGTCACCCAGCGGGGGCTGTCCCCGACGCTGGCCGGGCTCTCGCTGGCCGTGGGCGGGGCGACCTGGGCGCTCGGTTCGTACGTACAGTCCCGGCCGCGCATGGAGCCGCACCGGGAGCGGCTGATGGTCGGTGGCATGGTGCTGGTCGCCGCCTCGATCGCGGCGGCGCCCTCCGTACTGATCGACGCCGTCCCCGTCTGGATCGTCGCCGTCGCCTGGGCCTTCGGCTGCTTCGGGATGGGCATGGTCATCGCCTCCACCAGCGTGCTCCTGCTGAAGCTGTCGGCCCCCGAGGACGCGGGCTCCAACTCCGCCGCCCTCCAGATCTCCGACGGGCTCTCCAACGTGCTGCTCCTGGCGACCGGCGGCGCCGCCTTCGCCGCGCTCGGGGGCGGGGCGATGGGGGCGGCCGCGCACGGGGCCGCGGTGGGGGCGGGGGCCTCGGGCTCGCACCCGGCGGCGTTCGCCGCCGTGTTCCTGCCGATGGCGGGGGTGGCGGTGGTGGGGGCCTGGGTGGCGACCCGGGTGCGGGAGAGGTAG
- a CDS encoding xanthine dehydrogenase family protein molybdopterin-binding subunit translates to MSGDAATAANATSTSLPRIDAMSGGGPDQDQEQPQLGLGASLPAADTRAKTEGTFPYAADLWAEGLLWASVLRSPHPHARILSIDTSAAVAMPGVRAVVTHEDVPGDSSYGRHVVDRPVFASELVRHHGEPIAAVAADHPDTARLAAAAIAVEYEVLEPVTDPEKAFAAEPLHPDGNLIRHIPLRYGDAEATGEVIVEGLYRIGRQDPAPIGAEAGLAVPRPDGGVEIYTASTDPHTDRDLAAACFGLEPDRVKVVVTGVPGATGDREDPGFQIPLGLLALRTGCPVKLAATREESFLGHTHRHPTLLRYRHHADAEGRLVKVEAQILLDAGAYADSSSESLAAAVAFACGPYVVPHAFIEGWAVRTNNPPSGHVRGEGAMQVCAAYEGQMDKLAAKLGIDPAELRLRNALSTGDILPTGQTVTCPAPVAELLRAVRDHPLPSLPKDTPEEDWLLPGGPEGAGEPGAVRRGVGYGVGMVHMLGAEGTDEVSTATVRVHDGVATVICAAVETGQGFTTLARQIVQETLGVEEVHVAAVDTDQPPAGPATHGRHTWVSGGAVERAAKMVRTQLLQPLAHKFGMSTELLQIADGKITSYDGVLSTTVMEAMDGKELWATAQCRPHPTEPLDESGQGDAFVGLAFCAVRAVVDVDIELGSVRVVEVAVAQDVGRVLNPAQLAIRIEAGITQGIGAALTENLRTARGIVRHPDLTGYALPTSLDAPDIRIVKLVEERDVVAPFGAKPASAVPVVTTPAAVASAVRSATGRPVNRLPIRPQAAVATPKG, encoded by the coding sequence GTGAGCGGCGACGCGGCCACCGCGGCCAACGCGACCAGCACCAGCCTGCCCAGGATCGACGCGATGAGCGGCGGCGGCCCGGACCAGGACCAGGAGCAGCCCCAGCTCGGCCTGGGGGCCTCGCTGCCCGCCGCCGACACCCGGGCGAAGACCGAGGGCACCTTCCCGTACGCCGCGGACCTCTGGGCCGAGGGCCTGCTGTGGGCCTCCGTGCTGCGCTCCCCGCACCCGCACGCGCGGATCCTGTCCATCGACACCTCCGCCGCCGTCGCGATGCCCGGGGTGCGCGCGGTCGTCACGCACGAGGACGTGCCGGGGGACAGCAGCTACGGCCGCCATGTCGTGGACCGCCCGGTGTTCGCCTCCGAGCTGGTCCGCCACCACGGCGAGCCGATCGCCGCCGTAGCCGCCGACCACCCGGACACCGCGCGCCTGGCGGCCGCCGCCATCGCGGTCGAGTACGAGGTGCTGGAGCCGGTCACGGACCCGGAGAAGGCGTTCGCGGCGGAGCCCCTGCACCCCGACGGCAACCTGATCCGGCACATCCCCCTGCGCTACGGCGACGCGGAGGCGACCGGCGAGGTCATCGTCGAGGGCCTCTACCGCATCGGCCGCCAGGACCCGGCCCCGATCGGGGCGGAGGCCGGGCTCGCCGTGCCCCGCCCGGACGGGGGCGTCGAGATCTACACGGCCTCCACCGACCCGCACACCGACCGCGACCTGGCCGCCGCCTGCTTCGGCCTGGAGCCGGACCGGGTGAAGGTCGTCGTCACCGGAGTGCCGGGCGCCACCGGCGACCGGGAGGACCCCGGCTTCCAGATCCCGCTGGGCCTGCTCGCCCTGCGCACCGGCTGCCCGGTGAAGCTGGCCGCCACCCGCGAGGAGTCCTTCCTCGGCCACACCCACCGCCACCCGACCCTCCTGCGCTACCGCCACCACGCGGACGCGGAGGGCCGGCTGGTCAAGGTGGAGGCCCAGATCCTGCTGGACGCGGGCGCGTACGCCGACTCCTCCTCCGAATCGCTCGCCGCCGCGGTGGCCTTCGCCTGCGGCCCGTACGTGGTCCCGCACGCCTTCATCGAGGGCTGGGCGGTCCGCACGAACAACCCGCCCTCCGGTCACGTACGCGGTGAGGGCGCGATGCAGGTCTGCGCGGCGTACGAGGGCCAGATGGACAAGCTGGCCGCGAAGCTGGGCATCGACCCGGCCGAACTCCGCCTGCGCAACGCCTTGTCGACGGGTGACATCCTGCCCACGGGCCAGACGGTGACCTGCCCGGCCCCGGTGGCCGAACTGCTCCGAGCGGTCCGCGACCACCCCCTCCCGTCCCTCCCCAAGGACACCCCGGAGGAGGACTGGCTGCTGCCGGGCGGACCCGAGGGCGCGGGGGAGCCCGGGGCGGTGCGCCGGGGCGTGGGCTACGGCGTGGGCATGGTCCACATGCTCGGCGCCGAGGGCACGGACGAGGTCTCGACGGCCACGGTCCGGGTGCACGACGGCGTGGCCACGGTGATCTGCGCGGCGGTCGAGACGGGCCAGGGCTTCACCACCCTCGCCCGCCAGATCGTCCAGGAGACCCTGGGCGTCGAAGAGGTCCACGTGGCGGCGGTGGACACCGACCAACCGCCCGCGGGCCCGGCGACGCACGGCCGCCACACCTGGGTGTCGGGCGGGGCGGTGGAGCGGGCGGCGAAGATGGTCCGCACCCAGCTCCTCCAGCCGCTGGCCCACAAGTTCGGCATGTCCACGGAGCTGCTCCAGATCGCCGACGGCAAGATCACTTCCTACGACGGGGTCCTGTCCACCACCGTCATGGAGGCGATGGACGGCAAGGAACTCTGGGCCACCGCCCAGTGCCGCCCCCACCCCACGGAACCCCTCGACGAGTCCGGCCAGGGCGACGCGTTCGTCGGCCTCGCGTTCTGCGCGGTACGGGCGGTGGTCGACGTCGACATCGAGCTCGGCTCCGTCCGCGTGGTCGAGGTGGCGGTCGCCCAGGACGTCGGCCGCGTCCTGAACCCGGCCCAGCTGGCGATCCGCATCGAGGCGGGCATCACCCAGGGCATCGGCGCTGCCCTCACCGAGAACCTCCGCACCGCCCGAGGCATCGTCCGCCACCCCGACCTGACCGGCTACGCGCTCCCGACCTCCCTGGACGCCCCCGACATCCGCATCGTCAAGCTGGTCGAGGAACGCGACGTGGTAGCCCCCTTCGGCGCCAAGCCCGCCTCCGCCGTCCCGGTCGTCACCACCCCGGCGGCCGTGGCCTCAGCGGTCCGCTCCGCGACGGGCCGCCCGGTGAACCGACTCCCCATCAGGCCTCAGGCGGCGGTGGCGACGCCGAAGGGCTGA
- a CDS encoding (2Fe-2S)-binding protein, with amino-acid sequence MSNEEHPNQPGQQGGQDGSAGPDPRYGGWEPTPQSGEYDADATAFVQLPPEDLANIPLAAPGHGYVPPMILPLTPAAGLDPAATGSWVIQTQTQQAQAEQRAQEAAAAQESGAVQWPEPNRQDGYTGPYQDTSHATAQWNFTEAIAEVEAEQPAGEAAHPGHADLAGHTAPTGHTGQWTIPVADGDLPDESGEFLASAHTPQWYTDTMPPATLPGGAPAPWAAPEPRPEAEREPEPEPEGVTPDGAPTAEHPTQAHPSAATAEAVAAPEAAATAEAEAEPEAEGEPAAPDAPTDADAPTGATRAPDTDADVDAPPGVTQNALTDATQDAPADATQDAAADAAQVPEAPAPSAAAHPPAPSEHPSASYVLHVNGMDRPVSDAWIGESLLYVLRERLGLAGAKDGCSQGECGACNVQVDGRLVASCLVPAATTAGSEVRTVEGLAVDGEPSDVQRALSACGAVQCGFCIPGMAMTVHDLLEGNHAPSELETRQALCGNLCRCSGYRGVLDAVADVVAAREASAEAAAPAPDEARIPHQAEPGAGGVQQQPYPHEGEAL; translated from the coding sequence GTGAGCAATGAGGAACACCCCAACCAGCCCGGGCAGCAGGGCGGGCAGGACGGCTCCGCCGGGCCCGATCCGCGCTACGGGGGCTGGGAGCCGACGCCGCAGAGCGGCGAGTACGACGCCGACGCCACCGCGTTCGTCCAGCTTCCGCCGGAGGACCTGGCGAACATCCCGCTGGCCGCCCCCGGCCACGGGTACGTCCCGCCGATGATCCTGCCGCTGACCCCGGCCGCCGGTCTCGACCCGGCGGCGACGGGCAGCTGGGTGATCCAGACGCAGACCCAGCAGGCGCAGGCCGAGCAGCGGGCCCAGGAGGCCGCCGCCGCCCAGGAGTCCGGCGCGGTGCAGTGGCCCGAGCCGAACCGGCAGGACGGCTACACGGGCCCGTACCAGGACACGTCGCACGCCACGGCCCAGTGGAACTTCACGGAGGCCATCGCGGAGGTGGAGGCGGAACAACCGGCCGGGGAGGCCGCCCACCCGGGGCACGCCGACCTCGCGGGCCACACCGCCCCCACCGGCCACACGGGTCAGTGGACGATCCCGGTCGCGGACGGGGATCTCCCGGACGAATCGGGCGAGTTCCTGGCCTCGGCGCATACCCCGCAGTGGTACACCGACACCATGCCCCCGGCCACCCTGCCGGGCGGCGCTCCCGCCCCCTGGGCCGCACCGGAACCCCGACCGGAAGCGGAACGGGAACCGGAGCCGGAGCCGGAGGGCGTGACGCCGGACGGGGCTCCGACGGCGGAACACCCGACGCAGGCCCACCCCTCCGCTGCCACCGCCGAAGCAGTGGCAGCCCCCGAAGCAGCGGCAACGGCGGAAGCGGAAGCGGAGCCGGAGGCCGAAGGGGAGCCCGCCGCCCCGGACGCACCCACGGACGCGGACGCGCCCACGGGAGCCACTCGCGCCCCGGACACGGACGCTGACGTTGACGCACCCCCGGGCGTCACCCAGAACGCGCTTACGGACGCCACCCAGGACGCACCCGCGGACGCCACCCAGGACGCGGCTGCGGACGCTGCCCAGGTGCCCGAGGCCCCCGCCCCCTCCGCCGCGGCACATCCCCCCGCCCCGAGCGAGCACCCCTCCGCCTCCTACGTCCTGCACGTGAACGGCATGGACCGCCCGGTCAGCGACGCCTGGATCGGGGAGTCGCTGCTCTACGTGCTGCGCGAGCGGCTCGGCCTCGCCGGGGCCAAGGACGGCTGCTCGCAGGGCGAGTGCGGCGCGTGCAACGTGCAAGTGGACGGCCGTCTGGTCGCCTCCTGTCTGGTCCCCGCGGCCACCACGGCGGGCAGCGAGGTGCGCACGGTCGAAGGGCTCGCCGTCGACGGCGAGCCGTCCGACGTCCAGCGCGCCCTGTCCGCCTGCGGAGCCGTCCAGTGCGGTTTCTGCATCCCCGGCATGGCCATGACCGTCCACGACCTCCTGGAGGGCAACCACGCCCCCAGCGAGCTGGAGACCCGGCAGGCCCTCTGCGGCAACCTGTGCCGCTGCTCCGGCTACCGGGGCGTGCTCGACGCGGTCGCCGATGTCGTCGCGGCCCGCGAGGCGAGCGCGGAGGCGGCGGCTCCGGCCCCGGACGAGGCGCGCATCCCGCATCAGGCCGAGCCGGGCGCCGGCGGCGTACAGCAGCAGCCGTACCCTCACGAGGGGGAAGCGCTGTGA
- a CDS encoding FAD binding domain-containing protein, whose protein sequence is MTTHAPQAMQSVTLPASLDEAVAALGAMPAAVPVAGGTDLMAAVNKGLLRPSGLVGLGRISELRGWHYQDGHALLGAGLTHARMGRPDFAALIPALAASARAAGPPQIRNAGTLGGNIATSAPTGDALPVLAALEAELVIAGPGGARREIPVSHLLAGREMLGPAELIGFVRVPLLHAPQVFLKATGRTGPGRATASVAIVLDPARRGVRCAVGAIAPMPLRPLEAERWIASLIDWDGERGLAPDALAAFGEYVAAACIPDHAPPADGSEAPPLSPAVLHLRRTVAALARRALGRALS, encoded by the coding sequence TTGACCACGCACGCACCGCAGGCGATGCAGTCGGTGACGCTGCCGGCCTCGCTCGACGAGGCCGTGGCGGCACTCGGCGCCATGCCCGCAGCCGTTCCGGTTGCAGGGGGCACGGACCTGATGGCGGCCGTCAACAAGGGGCTTCTGCGTCCCTCGGGGCTGGTCGGCCTCGGCCGGATCAGCGAGCTGCGCGGCTGGCACTACCAGGACGGCCACGCACTGCTCGGCGCCGGTCTCACCCACGCCCGCATGGGGCGCCCCGACTTCGCCGCGCTCATCCCCGCCCTCGCCGCCTCCGCCCGCGCCGCGGGCCCGCCCCAGATCCGTAACGCCGGAACGCTCGGCGGGAACATCGCCACCTCCGCGCCCACCGGCGACGCCCTGCCGGTGCTGGCCGCGCTGGAGGCCGAGTTGGTCATCGCGGGCCCCGGTGGCGCCCGCCGTGAGATCCCCGTCTCGCACCTGCTGGCCGGGCGCGAGATGCTGGGCCCGGCCGAGCTGATCGGCTTCGTCCGCGTACCGCTGCTGCACGCCCCGCAGGTGTTCCTGAAGGCCACCGGTCGCACCGGACCCGGCCGCGCCACCGCCTCGGTCGCCATCGTGCTGGACCCGGCCCGTCGCGGGGTGCGCTGCGCGGTCGGCGCGATCGCCCCGATGCCGCTGCGCCCGCTGGAGGCGGAGCGCTGGATCGCCTCGCTGATCGACTGGGACGGGGAACGGGGCCTGGCCCCCGACGCGCTGGCCGCCTTCGGCGAGTACGTCGCGGCGGCCTGCATCCCGGACCACGCACCACCGGCCGACGGGTCAGAGGCCCCGCCGCTGTCCCCGGCCGTCCTGCACCTGCGGCGCACCGTCGCCGCGCTCGCCCGACGCGCGCTGGGGAGGGCACTGTCGTGA
- a CDS encoding beta-N-acetylhexosaminidase, with protein sequence MTSEDTTALGLIPAPRKVSRVPPGPGPHPLDEETVLSAGPGAEGVARWLRATVGAATGLPLREGTGDNGIALSLDEALAPEAYRVVVDGRAIRVEGGGAAGLFWGAQTFRQLLGPDAFRRAPIAQGRTWEVPMVVIEDEPRFPWRGLMLDVARHFMPKDDVLRYLDLLAAHKLNVFHFHLTDDQGWRIEIKRYPRLTETGAWRSRTKYGHRASELWDETPHGGYYTQDDIREIVAYAAERHIRVVPEIDVPGHSQAAISAYPELGNTDVIDTTTLSVWDTWGINPNVLAPTDNTLRFFEGVLEEVLELFPAETSPFVHIGGDECPKDQWQQSLTAKNQIVDLGLKDEDELQSWFIRHFDTWLTERGRRLIGWDEILEGGLPPNAAVSSWRGYGGGIAAAEAGHDVVMCPEQQVYLDHRQDGGPDEPMPIGFIRTLEDVYRFEPVPPGLSEEATRHILGTQANVWTEVMQTRARVDYQVFPRLAAFSEVAWSALPAPDERDFAAFDARMAAHYARLDALGVDYRPPAGPLPWQRRPGVLGRPLEGPPPVV encoded by the coding sequence ATGACATCCGAGGACACGACGGCACTCGGCCTGATCCCCGCGCCGCGCAAGGTGAGCCGGGTGCCTCCCGGGCCGGGGCCGCACCCGCTGGACGAGGAGACCGTGCTCAGCGCCGGGCCGGGCGCCGAGGGCGTCGCCCGCTGGCTGCGGGCCACGGTCGGCGCGGCCACCGGACTGCCCCTGAGGGAGGGAACGGGCGACAACGGCATCGCCCTCTCGCTCGACGAGGCGCTCGCCCCCGAGGCGTACCGCGTCGTCGTCGACGGCCGCGCGATCCGCGTCGAGGGAGGCGGCGCGGCCGGCCTCTTCTGGGGGGCGCAGACCTTCCGTCAGCTTCTCGGCCCGGACGCCTTCCGGCGCGCGCCCATCGCCCAGGGGCGCACCTGGGAGGTCCCGATGGTGGTCATCGAGGACGAACCCCGCTTCCCCTGGCGCGGCCTGATGCTCGACGTGGCACGGCACTTCATGCCCAAGGACGACGTCCTGCGCTACCTCGACCTGCTGGCCGCCCACAAGCTGAACGTCTTCCACTTCCACCTCACCGACGACCAGGGCTGGCGCATCGAGATCAAGCGCTACCCGCGCCTGACCGAGACCGGCGCCTGGCGCTCACGCACCAAATACGGCCACCGGGCCTCCGAGCTGTGGGACGAGACCCCGCACGGCGGTTACTACACCCAGGACGACATCCGCGAGATCGTCGCCTACGCCGCCGAGCGGCATATCCGGGTCGTCCCCGAGATCGACGTCCCGGGCCACTCGCAGGCCGCCATCAGCGCATACCCCGAGCTGGGCAACACCGACGTCATCGACACCACCACCCTCTCCGTCTGGGACACCTGGGGCATCAACCCGAACGTACTCGCCCCCACTGACAACACCCTGCGCTTCTTCGAAGGCGTCCTCGAAGAAGTGCTGGAGCTGTTCCCCGCAGAGACCTCGCCGTTCGTCCACATCGGCGGCGACGAGTGCCCCAAGGACCAGTGGCAGCAGTCCCTCACCGCCAAGAACCAGATCGTCGACCTCGGCCTCAAGGACGAGGACGAACTCCAGTCGTGGTTCATCCGGCACTTCGACACCTGGCTCACCGAACGCGGCCGCCGCCTCATCGGCTGGGACGAGATCCTCGAAGGCGGCCTGCCCCCGAACGCGGCCGTCTCCTCCTGGCGCGGTTACGGAGGCGGCATCGCGGCCGCGGAGGCCGGGCACGACGTGGTGATGTGCCCCGAGCAGCAGGTGTATCTGGACCACCGTCAGGACGGCGGCCCCGACGAACCGATGCCCATCGGGTTCATCCGCACCCTGGAGGACGTCTACCGCTTCGAGCCCGTTCCGCCGGGCCTCTCCGAGGAGGCGACCCGTCACATCCTGGGCACCCAGGCCAATGTCTGGACCGAGGTGATGCAGACCCGGGCCCGCGTCGACTACCAGGTCTTCCCGCGCCTCGCGGCCTTCTCGGAGGTCGCCTGGTCCGCCCTGCCCGCCCCGGACGAGCGGGACTTCGCCGCCTTCGACGCCCGGATGGCGGCCCACTACGCCCGGCTCGACGCCCTGGGCGTCGACTACCGCCCGCCGGCCGGCCCCCTGCCGTGGCAGCGGCGCCCCGGCGTCCTCGGCCGACCGCTGGAGGGGCCGCCGCCGGTGGTCTGA
- a CDS encoding carbohydrate ABC transporter permease — translation MSARTLLRVRRPGRLAAEAAALLIAVAVAFPLYWMVLSAFKPAGEIQSTEARPWTLAPSLDSFRRVFEQQDFGRYFLNSLLVAGTVVIASALIAFLAATAVTRFRFKFRTTLLIMFLVAQMVPVEALTIPLFFLMRDFGQLNTLGSLILPHLAFSLPFAIWMLRGFVKAVPEALEEAAYIDGASRTRFLWQILFPLVFPGLVATSVFSFITTWNDFLFAKSFIISDTSQSTLPMALLVFFKPDENDWGGIMAASTVMTIPVLVFFVLVQRRLVSGLGGAVKD, via the coding sequence GTGAGCGCACGCACCCTTCTGCGCGTCCGGCGGCCCGGCAGGCTGGCCGCCGAGGCCGCCGCCCTGCTCATCGCCGTCGCGGTCGCCTTCCCCCTCTACTGGATGGTGCTCTCCGCCTTCAAACCGGCCGGGGAGATCCAGTCCACCGAGGCCCGCCCCTGGACGCTGGCCCCCTCGCTCGACTCGTTCCGCCGGGTCTTCGAACAGCAGGACTTCGGGCGCTACTTCCTGAACAGCCTGCTGGTGGCGGGCACGGTCGTCATCGCCTCCGCGCTGATCGCCTTCCTGGCCGCCACCGCCGTGACCCGCTTCCGCTTCAAGTTCCGCACCACCCTGCTGATCATGTTCCTGGTCGCGCAGATGGTGCCGGTGGAGGCGCTGACCATCCCGCTGTTCTTCCTCATGCGGGACTTCGGCCAGCTGAACACGCTCGGCTCGCTGATCCTGCCGCACCTCGCCTTCTCGCTGCCGTTCGCCATCTGGATGCTGCGCGGCTTCGTCAAGGCCGTACCCGAAGCCCTGGAGGAGGCCGCCTACATCGACGGGGCCAGCCGCACCCGCTTCCTGTGGCAGATCCTCTTCCCGCTGGTCTTCCCGGGGCTCGTGGCGACGAGCGTCTTCTCCTTCATCACCACCTGGAACGACTTCCTGTTCGCGAAGTCGTTCATCATCAGCGACACCTCCCAGTCGACGCTGCCCATGGCGTTGCTGGTCTTCTTCAAGCCGGACGAGAACGACTGGGGAGGAATCATGGCCGCCTCGACGGTGATGACCATCCCCGTGCTCGTCTTCTTCGTACTCGTACAGCGACGCCTCGTCTCGGGACTGGGCGGAGCGGTTAAGGACTGA
- a CDS encoding carbohydrate ABC transporter permease has protein sequence MTTHTTPYKDPAAGTSAAGGGTAPARPPRRGRSVSPRGHSGWTPWLYLLPALVLLAGLLVYPIYQLGLISFLEYTQAQVSGGEPTTFQGFGNYATLFNDSQFWQVLLATVLFAAACVISTLFVGCALAVLLTRIRALPRLALMMAALGAWATPAITGSTVWVFLFDPDFGPVNKVLGLGDFSWTYGRYSAFALVLLEVLWCSFPFVMVTVYAGIRAIPTEVLEAASLDGASQWRIWRTIMAPMLKPILIVVTIQSIIWDFKVFTQIYVMTNGGGIAGQNLVLNVYAYQKAFASSQYSLGSAIGVVMLVILLAVTLVYLRLVRRQGEEL, from the coding sequence ATGACCACGCACACCACTCCGTACAAGGACCCGGCCGCGGGTACGTCCGCGGCGGGCGGCGGGACCGCACCCGCCCGCCCGCCCCGGCGCGGCCGGTCCGTGTCGCCCAGGGGGCACTCCGGCTGGACCCCCTGGCTCTATCTGCTGCCAGCCCTCGTCCTGCTCGCCGGACTGCTGGTCTACCCGATCTACCAGCTCGGCCTGATCTCGTTCCTGGAGTACACCCAGGCCCAGGTCAGCGGCGGCGAACCGACCACCTTCCAGGGCTTCGGCAACTACGCCACCCTCTTCAACGACAGCCAGTTCTGGCAGGTCCTGCTGGCCACCGTCCTCTTCGCCGCGGCCTGCGTGATCTCCACCCTGTTCGTCGGCTGCGCGCTGGCCGTCCTGCTCACCCGCATCCGCGCCCTGCCCCGGCTGGCGCTGATGATGGCCGCGCTCGGCGCCTGGGCGACCCCCGCGATCACCGGCTCCACCGTCTGGGTCTTCCTCTTCGACCCCGACTTCGGCCCGGTCAACAAGGTGCTCGGGCTCGGTGACTTCTCCTGGACGTACGGGCGCTACAGCGCCTTCGCACTGGTCCTCCTCGAAGTCCTGTGGTGCTCGTTCCCGTTCGTCATGGTCACCGTGTACGCGGGCATCCGGGCCATCCCCACCGAGGTGCTGGAGGCGGCCTCGCTGGACGGCGCCTCCCAGTGGCGGATCTGGCGCACCATCATGGCGCCGATGCTCAAGCCCATCCTGATCGTCGTCACCATCCAGTCGATCATCTGGGACTTCAAGGTCTTCACCCAGATCTACGTCATGACCAACGGCGGCGGCATCGCCGGACAGAACCTGGTGCTCAACGTGTACGCGTACCAGAAGGCGTTCGCGTCCTCGCAGTACAGCCTCGGATCGGCGATCGGCGTCGTGATGCTGGTGATCCTGCTGGCCGTCACGCTCGTCTATCTGCGCCTGGTGAGGCGTCAGGGGGAGGAACTGTGA